A DNA window from Hevea brasiliensis isolate MT/VB/25A 57/8 chromosome 2, ASM3005281v1, whole genome shotgun sequence contains the following coding sequences:
- the LOC110654698 gene encoding uncharacterized protein LOC110654698 isoform X3 produces the protein MCLQMCLEGLTLCPICYALYFPVSQRRRSMLVAAIMDIVTSNCDSSLEKVSFKPSLPGNAETRDVAVAIEVIEEGGLHMDGPQENEDDDNGGRGMKGIGIKILEGTTVLGLTRNSGSTKLEHSSSGNVESFSQTPKTLSLLQKKDGLLAQNVSSAVVPGLWDDLHCQHVAVPFAAWALANWAMASEGNRSHIQELDQDGQAVMTALMAPERSVKWHGSLVARLLLEDRHLPISDSISDWSCSLLTTISQASKNDDIPLAQVALSAFLLSVERSPEARKIVMEKGLELMRDTTKQTTKYKQVQEALARAMELLSTGDTHLSLEESQKWSGILLPWVFGKVSSDAIRSSATKILSYILEDHGPSSVPISQGWLAILLNEVLASVKASSNKGGIQPKSDKVKTQIDQSNILFATQTVNQLAGAVVNLAGNQVRASTDSVDTFPLADLLSLEPFAGPFQNFKKDANAMSKFNVADSALATLKGIKALTELCSEDSLCQRKIAELGVLCLLRRFLLCDDYERLSAMEAYDASRALEAQERISNVTGETPNAATNGPSSLRVPPTAHIRRHAARLLTVLSNLPQVQKAVLADKTWCKWLEDCANGKIPGCNDSKIQSYARATLLNVFCCHEAGTNFVNSNLPESGSANRNSSCPQYNDMIFLINPELPHWKFCENVESKKIESNKLMLAEVDSIDGDSSSITKTSNITECSTSTNDSLNGSESEAPLLDVVFVHGLRGGPYKTWRLAEDKASTKSGLVEKIDEEAGKLGTFWPAEWLSADLSQIRMFTLKYKTNLTQWSGATLPLQEVSSKLLEKVVAAGIGNRPVVFVTHSMGGLVVKQMLHKAKAEKINKLVNNTVGIVFYSCPHFGSKLADMPWRMGLVFRPAPTIGELRSGSPRLVELNDFIRHLHKKRLVEVLSFCETKVTPIVEGYGGWAFRMEIVSIESAYPGFGELVVLESTDHINSCKPINRNDPSYKETLQFLCKLKARYSKGDTSL, from the exons ATGTGTCTGCAGATGTGCTTGGAAGGCCTCACGCTGTGCCCTATTTGTTACGCTTTATATTTTCCTGTCAGCCAAAgaagaag GAGCATGCTTGTGGCTGCCATCATGGATATCGTCACGTCCAACTGCGACAGCAGTTTAGAAAAGGTTTCTTTCAAGCCATCCTTGCCAGGAAATGCTGAAACAAGGGATGTTGCTGTAGCCATTGAGGTCATTGAGGAAGGCGGTTTGCATATGGATGGGCCACAGGAAAATGAAGATGATGACAATGGTGGAAGGGGAATGAAGGGTATTGGAATTAAAATCCTTGAAGGTACAACAGTTTTAGGACTTACAAGAAATAGTGGGTCAACAAAGTTGGAACATTCTAGTTCCGGTAATGTGGAATCTTTTAGTCAGACTCCTAAAACCCTCAGCTTGTTACAGAAGAAAGATGGTTTGCTAGCACAGAATGTTTCTTCTGCTGTTGTTCCCGGACTTTGGGATGATCTTCATTGTCAACATGTTGCTGTGCCCTTTGCTGCATGGGCATTAGCTAATTGGGCAATGGCATCTGAGGGCAATAGATCCCATATTCAGGAACTGGACCAAGACGGGCAAGCTGTCATGACTGCCTTAATGGCACCTGAGAGATCTGTGAAATGGCATGGAAGCTTGGTAGCCCGGTTGCTATTAGAGGACCGACATCTGCCCATAAGTGATTCCATTTCTGATTGGAGTTGCAGTCTTCTCACAACTATTTCTCAGGCAAGTAAAAATGATGATATTCCTTTGGCCCAGGTGGCTTTATCTGCTTTTTTGCTTTCTGTTGAGAGGAGCCCAGAGGCACGGAAGATAGTGATGGAAAAGGGTCTTGAGCTGATGAGAGATACAACTAAGCAGACAACAAAATACAAGCAAGTACAAGAAGCATTAGCAAGGGCTATGGAGTTACTTTCTACTGGGGATACGCATTTATCTCTTGAAGAGAGCCAAAAGTGGTCTGGCATTCTGCTTCCTTGGGTTTTTGGAAAAGTTTCCTCGGACGCTATACGATCTTCGGCCACAAAAATCCTTTCATACATTCTTGAAGATCATGGACCATCATCTGTACCAATTTCTCAAGGATGGTTAGCCATTCTCCTAAATGAAGTTCTGGCTTCCGTCAAGGCTTCATCTAATAAGGGTGGCATTCAGCCTAAAAGTGATAAAGTGAAG ACCCAAATTGATCAATCCAACATTCTGTTTGCTACACAGACTGTTAACCAACTAGCAGGTGCTGTTGTAAATCTAGCAGGGAATCAAGTGAGAGCGTCCACTGATTCTGTTGATACATTCCCACTGGCAGATCTTCTTTCCCTGGAACCTTTTGCTGGACCCTTTCAAAATTTTAAGAAGGATGCTAATGCTATGTCTAAATTTAATGTGGCGGATTCTGCTTTGGCGACCCTCAAGGGGATCAAAGCACTGACTGAACTTTGTTCTGAGGATTCTTTATGTCAAAGGAAAATTGCGGAACTTGGGGTCTTGTGTTTACTGAGGCGCTTTTTGTTATGTGATGATTATGAGAGACTGTCTGCAATGGAAGCTTATGATGCATCTAGAGCCCTGGAGGCACAGGAGAGGATTTCAAATGTCACTGGTGAGACGCCTAATGCGGCTACTAATGGTCCTTCTAGTCTTCGAGTTCCACCTACAGCTCACATTCGACGACATGCAGCTAGACTGTTGACTGTCCTGTCAAACCTTCCTCAGGTCCAGAAGGCTGTTCTAGCAGATAAAACTTGGTGTAAATGGCTTGAGGATTGTGCTAATGGGAAGATCCCAGGTTGCAATGATAGTAAAATACAAAGTTATGCTAGGGCAACGCTCTTAAATGTATTTTGTTGTCACGAAGCTGGTACAAACTTTGTAAATAGTAATCTCCCTGAGAGTGGAAGTGCAAACAGAAACAGCAGTTGTCCTCAGTATAATGACATGATATTTTTGATTAATCCTGAATTGCCCCACTGGAAGTTCTGTGAAAATGtggaaagtaagaaaattgaaaGTAATAAATTAATGTTGGCTGAGGTTGATTCAATCGATGGTGACAGTTCATCCATCACCAAAACTTCAAACATTACTGAATGTTCTACTTCCACCAATGATTCCCTTAATGGATCTGAATCGGAGGCTCCTCTGCTAGATGTTGTCTTTGTACATGGTTTACGTGGTGGGCCTTATAAGACTTGGCGCTTAGCTGAGGACAAAGCCTCAACTAAATCTGGCTTGGTGGAGAAGATTGATGAGGAAGCTGGGAAGCTAGGGACATTTTGGCCTGCTGAATGGCTCTCAGCTGATTTGTCCCAAATACGTATGTTTACCCTCAAATACAAG ACTAATCTTACACAATGGTCTGGGGCTACACTGCCTCTTCAG GAAGTCAGCTCCAAGCTGTTGGAGAAGGTTGTTGCTGCAGGCATTGGGAATCGACCTGTTGTGTTTGTGACTCACAG CATGGGAGGCCTGGTTGTTAAGCAGATGCTGCATAAAGCCAAGGCAGAAAAAATCAATAAACTTGTGAACAACACTGTTGGAATC GTGTTCTACAGCTGTCCACACTTTGGCAGTAAACTAGCTGACATGCCTTGGCGAATGGGCCTTGTGTTTCGCCCTGCTCCAACT ATAGGGGAGCTAAGAAGTGGGTCCCCTCGATTAGTTGAGCTTAACGACTTCATTCGCCATCTTCACAAGAAAAGATTGGTTGAAGTCCTCAGTTTCTGTGAG ACCAAGGTAACTCCAATAGTTGAAGGGTATGGGGGATGGGCCTTCAGGATGGAAATTGTATCAATTGAATCAGCATACCCTGGATTTGGCGAACTTGTT GTGCTAGAATCAACAGATCATATAAATTCTTGCAAGCCAATCAACCGCAATGATCCTTCCTATAAAGAGACATTACAGTTTTTGTGCAAGCTAAAAGCCCGTTATTCAAAAGGGGATACTTCACTGTGA